In Phreatobacter aquaticus, a single genomic region encodes these proteins:
- a CDS encoding glutathione S-transferase family protein, whose amino-acid sequence MITLFHCLSARSFRPLWMLEEMGLPYDLKVMPFPPRARHKPYFEVNPLGTVPYLIDGDTRMSESAAICEYLGVRHGPTPLAVSPDDKAFGAYLNWLHFGEATLTFPQALVLRYSRFETPERLQPQVAEDYAKWFHGRLRGVDAVVGASDYLAAGRFTAADISVGYALMLAEILGLSKDFSPAVAAYWARLSARPGYLAALAAQDKAAAEQGIGPTFPPDMKAG is encoded by the coding sequence ATGATCACGCTGTTCCACTGCCTGTCGGCCCGCTCGTTCCGTCCGCTCTGGATGCTCGAGGAAATGGGCCTGCCCTATGATCTGAAGGTCATGCCCTTCCCGCCGCGGGCGCGCCACAAGCCCTATTTCGAGGTCAATCCGCTGGGCACCGTGCCCTATCTGATCGATGGCGACACGCGGATGAGTGAATCCGCGGCGATCTGCGAATATCTCGGCGTGCGCCATGGGCCGACGCCGCTGGCCGTGAGCCCTGACGACAAAGCCTTCGGCGCCTATCTGAACTGGCTGCATTTCGGCGAGGCGACGCTCACCTTTCCGCAGGCGCTGGTGCTGCGCTACAGCCGCTTCGAGACGCCCGAGCGCCTGCAGCCGCAGGTGGCGGAAGACTATGCGAAGTGGTTCCACGGCCGCCTGCGCGGGGTGGATGCCGTGGTCGGCGCCTCGGACTATCTCGCCGCCGGGCGCTTCACCGCCGCCGATATCTCGGTCGGCTATGCGCTGATGCTGGCGGAAATCCTCGGCCTGTCGAAGGACTTCTCGCCCGCCGTCGCGGCCTATTGGGCCAGGTTGTCGGCGAGGCCCGGATATCTTGCCGCCCTCGCGGCGCAGGACAAGGCCGCCGCCGAACAGGGGATCGGCCCGACCTTTCCGCCCGACATGAAGGCCGGCTGA
- a CDS encoding acyl-CoA carboxylase subunit beta, translating to MAIIETTLNSGSTDFVANRDGMLALIGRVRALEERATQASALAGPRFHERGQLLPRERVALLIDPGTPFIELASLSGYCMDVPDPDRSVPGSGVVSGIGIVAGVRCFISASDAGIDAGALQPMGLEKKLRGQEIALENKLPYLQLVESAGANLMRYKVEHFIHGGTTFRNLARLSAAGLPVITVTHGSSTAGGAYQTGLSDYIIMVRGRTRAFLAGPPLLKAATGEIATEEELGGAEMHTSISGLGDYLAEDDRDALRLAREVVAGLGWDRDRPPLAEPAFAEPLHDAEDLLGIMPMDGKRPVDMREVIARIVDGSNFLAFGEAYGPATVCGHASIQGHPVGIITNNGPLDPAGANKATHFIQACCQSKTPILYLNNTTGFMVGRAYEEAGMIKHGSKMIQAVTNATVPQITLYCGASYGAGNYGMCGRGFGPRFCFSWPNARTAVMGGEQAAETMAIVTRAAAARRGKPADEEQIGALKDKIVTLFDSQMDVFATSARLLDDGVIDPRDTRAVLAEALAICRDAERRKPVPMQFSVARP from the coding sequence ATGGCGATCATCGAGACGACGCTCAATTCCGGCAGCACGGACTTTGTCGCCAACCGCGACGGCATGCTGGCGTTGATCGGGCGGGTGCGCGCGCTTGAAGAACGGGCGACACAGGCGTCGGCGCTGGCCGGCCCGCGCTTTCACGAGCGCGGGCAGCTCCTGCCGCGCGAACGCGTCGCGTTGCTGATCGATCCTGGTACACCGTTCATCGAGCTCGCCTCACTCTCCGGCTATTGCATGGACGTTCCCGATCCCGACCGCAGCGTGCCGGGCTCGGGCGTCGTCTCTGGCATCGGGATTGTCGCGGGCGTGCGCTGCTTCATCTCGGCGAGCGATGCCGGCATCGATGCGGGCGCGTTGCAGCCCATGGGGCTGGAAAAGAAGCTGCGCGGCCAGGAAATCGCGCTGGAGAACAAGCTGCCCTATCTCCAGTTGGTCGAAAGCGCCGGCGCGAACCTCATGCGCTACAAGGTGGAGCACTTCATCCACGGCGGCACGACGTTCCGCAATCTGGCGAGGCTGTCGGCAGCCGGCCTGCCGGTCATAACGGTCACCCACGGCTCGTCGACCGCCGGCGGCGCCTATCAGACCGGCCTCTCCGACTACATCATCATGGTGCGCGGCCGCACCCGCGCCTTCCTGGCCGGGCCGCCGCTCTTGAAGGCCGCCACCGGCGAGATCGCGACGGAAGAGGAGCTCGGCGGCGCGGAGATGCACACCAGCATTTCGGGCCTCGGCGACTATCTGGCCGAGGACGACCGCGACGCCTTGCGGCTTGCCCGCGAGGTCGTCGCAGGCCTCGGTTGGGACCGCGACCGACCCCCTCTGGCCGAGCCCGCGTTCGCCGAACCGCTTCACGACGCCGAGGACCTTCTCGGTATCATGCCCATGGACGGCAAGCGCCCAGTCGACATGCGCGAGGTGATCGCGCGCATCGTCGACGGCTCGAACTTCCTGGCTTTCGGCGAAGCCTATGGCCCGGCAACCGTCTGCGGCCACGCCAGCATCCAAGGCCATCCCGTGGGGATCATCACCAACAATGGCCCGCTGGACCCGGCCGGCGCCAACAAGGCGACGCACTTCATCCAGGCCTGCTGCCAGTCGAAGACGCCGATCCTCTACCTCAACAACACGACCGGCTTCATGGTCGGCCGCGCTTATGAGGAGGCCGGCATGATCAAGCACGGCTCCAAGATGATCCAGGCGGTGACCAATGCCACCGTGCCGCAGATCACCCTCTATTGCGGCGCCTCCTATGGCGCGGGCAATTACGGCATGTGCGGTCGCGGCTTCGGGCCCCGCTTCTGCTTCTCCTGGCCCAATGCGCGCACCGCCGTGATGGGCGGCGAGCAGGCCGCCGAGACCATGGCGATCGTCACCCGCGCCGCCGCCGCGCGGCGCGGCAAGCCGGCGGACGAAGAGCAGATCGGCGCGCTGAAAGACAAGATCGTCACCCTGTTCGACAGCCAGATGGACGTGTTCGCGACCTCCGCCCGCCTGCTCGACGACGGCGTGATCGACCCGCGCGACACCCGCGCGGTGCTGGCAGAGGCGCTCGCCATCTGCCGCGATGCCGAGCGGCGCAAGCCCGTTCCCATGCAGTTTTCGGTCGCGAGGCCCTGA
- a CDS encoding TRAP transporter substrate-binding protein, producing MKRRNFLATTGVGLAATAVAAPAIAQSMPEVKWRLTSSFPKSLDTIYGAAETVAKQVAEMTDNKFQIQVFAAGEIVPPLAAADAVTNGTVEMCHTVSYYYVGKDPTFAVAASVPFGMNARQQNAWLYQGGGQELFNEFYKKYNLYGIQTGNTGAQMGGWFRKEIKTVADLQGLKMRIGGIAGQVLQKLGVVPQQIGGGDIYPALEKGTIDGAEWVGPYDDEKLGFNKVAPFYYYPGWWEGGPAVHSFINLEKWNALPKAYQAVLTNACAYATNIMTAKYDVQNPQALRRLVAAGTQLRPFPPEVMDACFNAANELWAEISAKNPDFKKAIEAMIASRNDQYLWWQVAEFTYDNFMIRARARR from the coding sequence ATGAAGCGCCGCAATTTCCTGGCCACCACCGGTGTCGGCCTTGCCGCGACCGCGGTTGCCGCCCCCGCGATTGCCCAGTCCATGCCGGAAGTGAAGTGGCGCCTGACGTCCAGCTTCCCGAAGTCGCTCGACACGATCTATGGCGCCGCTGAAACGGTGGCCAAGCAGGTCGCCGAGATGACCGACAACAAGTTCCAGATCCAGGTGTTCGCCGCCGGCGAGATCGTGCCGCCGCTGGCCGCCGCCGATGCCGTTACCAATGGCACTGTCGAGATGTGCCACACCGTCTCCTACTACTATGTCGGCAAGGACCCGACCTTCGCGGTCGCCGCGTCGGTTCCGTTCGGCATGAATGCCCGCCAGCAGAATGCCTGGCTCTATCAGGGCGGCGGGCAGGAGCTCTTCAACGAGTTCTACAAGAAGTACAACCTCTACGGCATCCAGACCGGCAATACCGGCGCTCAGATGGGCGGCTGGTTCCGCAAGGAGATCAAGACGGTTGCCGATCTCCAGGGCCTCAAGATGCGCATCGGCGGCATTGCCGGTCAGGTGCTGCAGAAGCTCGGCGTCGTGCCGCAGCAGATCGGCGGCGGCGACATCTACCCGGCGCTCGAGAAGGGCACCATCGACGGCGCCGAGTGGGTCGGCCCCTATGACGACGAAAAGCTCGGCTTCAACAAGGTGGCGCCGTTCTACTACTATCCCGGCTGGTGGGAAGGCGGCCCGGCCGTCCACTCCTTCATCAATCTGGAAAAGTGGAACGCCCTGCCGAAGGCCTACCAGGCGGTGCTGACCAATGCCTGCGCCTATGCCACCAACATCATGACCGCCAAGTATGATGTGCAGAATCCGCAGGCGCTTCGCCGCCTGGTGGCCGCCGGCACGCAGCTCCGTCCGTTCCCGCCGGAGGTGATGGACGCCTGCTTCAACGCGGCCAACGAGCTCTGGGCCGAGATCTCGGCCAAGAACCCCGACTTCAAGAAGGCTATCGAGGCGATGATTGCCTCGCGCAACGACCAGTATCTGTGGTGGCAGGTGGCAGAGTTCACCTACGACAACTTCATGATCCGCGCCCGCGCGCGTCGCTGA
- a CDS encoding acyl-CoA dehydrogenase family protein — protein MLFTSEHDEVRRSLQKFIAAEVNPYVDAWEEAGQFPSHELFKKMGSLGFLGLNKPVEYGGSGLDYSYALLMAEEVGAIRCGGVPMAIGVQTDMATPALARFGSDHVKSEFLAPSVSGDYVACIGVSEPGAGSDVASIKTTARADGDDYVITGGKMWITNGAKADWICLLANTGDGPAHRNKSLICVPMKEKGVTVARTLDKLGMRSSDTAQIFFDEVRVPKRNRIGEEGKGFTYQMMQFQEERLWGAAAGLKPAEWIIDQTIEYTRGRNAFGKSILDNQVVHFRLAELKTEVELLRSLIYRAAEEMLAGADMTTLASMAKLKAGRLGREVGDACMQYWGGMGYMNETPVTRYYRDARLTSIAGGADEVMLSIISKAMGTLPGTTNR, from the coding sequence ATGCTGTTCACATCCGAGCATGACGAGGTCAGGCGCAGCCTGCAGAAGTTCATCGCCGCCGAGGTCAATCCGTATGTCGATGCATGGGAGGAGGCCGGCCAGTTCCCGTCCCACGAGCTGTTCAAGAAGATGGGCAGCCTCGGCTTTTTGGGGCTCAACAAGCCGGTTGAATATGGAGGCTCGGGCCTCGACTATTCCTATGCCCTGCTGATGGCCGAGGAAGTCGGCGCCATCAGATGCGGCGGCGTGCCGATGGCGATTGGCGTGCAGACCGACATGGCGACGCCGGCACTGGCGCGTTTCGGCTCTGACCATGTGAAGTCCGAATTCCTGGCGCCGTCGGTAAGCGGCGACTACGTCGCCTGTATCGGCGTGTCGGAACCCGGCGCCGGCTCCGATGTCGCCTCGATCAAGACGACCGCCCGAGCTGATGGCGACGACTATGTCATCACCGGCGGCAAGATGTGGATCACCAATGGCGCCAAGGCGGACTGGATCTGCCTGCTCGCCAATACCGGCGACGGCCCGGCGCACCGCAACAAGTCGCTGATCTGCGTGCCGATGAAGGAAAAGGGCGTCACGGTTGCCCGCACGCTCGACAAGCTCGGCATGCGGTCCTCCGACACAGCGCAGATCTTCTTCGACGAGGTCAGGGTGCCCAAGCGCAACCGCATCGGCGAGGAGGGCAAGGGCTTCACCTACCAGATGATGCAGTTCCAGGAGGAGCGCCTGTGGGGTGCGGCCGCCGGGCTGAAGCCAGCGGAATGGATCATCGATCAGACCATCGAATATACGCGCGGCCGCAACGCCTTCGGCAAGTCGATCCTGGACAATCAGGTGGTCCATTTCCGCCTCGCCGAACTGAAGACCGAGGTCGAGCTGCTGCGCTCGCTGATCTATCGCGCGGCGGAAGAGATGCTGGCCGGCGCCGACATGACGACGCTCGCCTCCATGGCCAAGCTGAAGGCCGGCCGGCTCGGCCGCGAGGTCGGCGATGCCTGCATGCAGTACTGGGGCGGCATGGGCTACATGAACGAGACCCCGGTCACCCGTTATTACCGCGATGCGCGGCTCACCTCGATCGCCGGCGGCGCCGACGAGGTCATGCTGTCGATCATTTCCAAGGCCATGGGCACGCTGCCGGGAACCACCAACCGATGA
- a CDS encoding carbohydrate porin produces the protein MPRRSRPMQALALVAILACLSANTARADQPEVNADGVPLSSIATLLPGNGDAGGHRKWLAERGITYTLLYTGDLLGNVSGGLRRGWVNQGKLEASVSIDLEKLAGIQGLSFYSNAFFIHNNGRIRRDYVGGINTIAAIEAVPTTRLSELWFEQKFWSGQASFRVGQLAADTEFFFSGISALFLQSDWATIAALNLPSGGPAYPLATPGVRLKVDPNPNWSLLFALFNGDPAGPGANDEQLRNRYGLNFRVTDRPLIMGETQYRINRGREDTGLASQIKLGFWGHLGRFADQRYASDGLLLANPLSSGVAAVRRGNWGLYAVMEQQIYRPAGGDADSGISLFGRISYAPSDRSTIGFYADGGIVFAGLIPGRPDDKFGASLIYARYSDAARAFDRDVIAQTGIPGVVRDYEANLELTYQAQMTSGWTMQPVLTYVWHPSGDARRNAVVTGVRSMIRW, from the coding sequence ATGCCCCGCCGGTCTCGACCCATGCAGGCGCTGGCCCTCGTCGCCATCTTGGCGTGCCTGTCCGCGAATACGGCCCGCGCCGATCAGCCCGAGGTGAATGCGGACGGCGTTCCGCTGTCCTCGATCGCCACCTTGCTGCCCGGCAATGGCGATGCCGGAGGGCACAGGAAATGGCTCGCGGAGCGCGGCATCACCTACACGCTGCTCTACACGGGCGACCTGCTCGGCAATGTATCCGGCGGATTGCGCCGCGGCTGGGTCAACCAGGGCAAGCTTGAGGCTTCGGTCTCGATCGATCTCGAAAAGCTCGCGGGCATCCAGGGCCTCAGCTTCTATTCGAACGCGTTCTTCATCCATAACAACGGGCGTATCCGGCGCGACTATGTCGGCGGCATCAACACGATCGCGGCCATCGAGGCTGTGCCGACGACGCGCCTGTCAGAATTGTGGTTCGAGCAGAAATTCTGGAGCGGGCAAGCGAGCTTCCGTGTCGGCCAATTGGCTGCGGATACCGAGTTCTTCTTCTCCGGCATCAGTGCGCTGTTTCTGCAAAGCGACTGGGCGACCATTGCGGCCTTGAATCTTCCAAGTGGCGGCCCGGCCTATCCGCTGGCCACGCCCGGCGTCAGGCTCAAGGTTGATCCGAACCCGAATTGGTCCCTGCTGTTCGCCCTGTTCAACGGCGATCCCGCAGGGCCCGGAGCCAATGACGAGCAGTTGCGCAACCGCTACGGCCTGAATTTCCGCGTCACGGACCGACCGCTGATCATGGGCGAGACGCAGTACCGCATCAATCGCGGGCGCGAAGACACCGGTCTCGCAAGCCAGATCAAGCTCGGCTTCTGGGGACATCTCGGCAGGTTTGCCGATCAGCGCTACGCCTCGGACGGGCTGTTGCTGGCCAATCCGCTGAGCTCGGGTGTGGCGGCCGTCCGGCGCGGCAATTGGGGCCTCTACGCGGTCATGGAACAGCAGATCTACCGGCCCGCAGGCGGCGATGCCGATAGCGGCATCTCGCTGTTCGGCCGCATCTCCTACGCGCCTTCCGACCGCAGCACGATCGGCTTCTATGCCGATGGCGGCATCGTGTTTGCCGGCCTGATCCCGGGCCGTCCCGACGACAAGTTTGGCGCAAGCCTGATCTATGCGCGCTATTCCGACGCCGCCCGCGCGTTTGATCGCGATGTGATCGCCCAGACGGGCATTCCAGGCGTGGTGCGCGACTATGAGGCCAACCTCGAGCTGACCTATCAGGCACAGATGACCAGCGGCTGGACCATGCAGCCGGTCCTGACCTATGTGTGGCACCCCAGCGGCGATGCACGGCGCAATGCTGTGGTCACCGGCGTGCGGTCCATGATCCGCTGGTAA
- a CDS encoding helix-turn-helix domain-containing protein — MRAARRHLLASADLRPMKADAVDEAVFGHALPKRDLDPRIARVLRAMADDPGSTQSAGEQAEMVNLSVSRFLHLFKEETGVPLRALRAWKRARHLLNFANESLNMAHLALDIGYPDSTHFSHSIRRFYGLKPRAIFSGSRELAIYRGGSASALEPA; from the coding sequence ATGCGGGCTGCACGCCGTCATCTGCTGGCCTCGGCCGATCTCCGTCCGATGAAGGCGGACGCGGTGGACGAGGCCGTGTTCGGCCATGCCCTGCCGAAGCGCGACCTCGATCCGCGCATCGCGCGGGTCCTCCGCGCCATGGCCGACGATCCCGGCTCGACCCAGTCGGCTGGCGAGCAGGCCGAGATGGTCAATCTCTCGGTGTCGCGCTTCCTGCACCTGTTCAAGGAAGAGACCGGTGTGCCGCTGCGAGCCCTCCGCGCCTGGAAGCGCGCGCGCCACCTGCTGAATTTCGCCAATGAGAGCCTCAACATGGCGCATCTGGCGCTCGATATCGGCTATCCCGATTCCACCCATTTCAGCCATTCGATCCGCCGCTTCTATGGGTTGAAGCCGCGGGCGATCTTCTCCGGATCGCGCGAACTGGCGATCTATCGCGGCGGGTCGGCCAGCGCGCTCGAGCCGGCGTGA
- a CDS encoding efflux RND transporter periplasmic adaptor subunit, protein MSLVLATMVGLPLVSEPARASGFGLSSITGFFSGWFAGPTAPPAVPESRVTPRDGRFVVSEADWQTFERKPVASVRFRELVQTEGRLAIDENSATSVISPYSGRTLRIAVVPGDVVTKGQPLLFLEANDMVQAQNDFVAALSALDKSVAQMRLAEINDRRQRDLFAGRATTQRDVDQARADLDAARADNRTATTALEAVENRLHLFGKTDDDIARFRAGRRIDPQVALLSPIEGVVVSRKVGPGQFLTGGAGEPIFVIDDLETLWLNAYVREDEAPRIARGAPLEFRVLAFGDRVFTGRIDFIAPTIDAANRRLLVRATVDNPGLVLKQQMFANVEIQVGEPIESPSIARNAIIYEGDVARVWVAHPDRAVELRRVKVGLIRGDKVQILEGLKVGEEVVVRGALFVDQMTAAFRR, encoded by the coding sequence ATGTCCCTTGTCCTGGCCACCATGGTCGGGCTGCCGCTCGTGTCCGAGCCGGCGCGCGCATCCGGATTCGGCCTGTCCTCGATCACCGGCTTTTTCTCGGGCTGGTTCGCCGGACCCACCGCGCCGCCGGCTGTCCCGGAGAGCCGCGTCACGCCGCGCGACGGCCGCTTCGTCGTCAGCGAGGCCGACTGGCAGACGTTTGAACGCAAGCCTGTGGCATCGGTGCGCTTCCGCGAGCTTGTCCAGACCGAAGGTCGGCTCGCCATCGACGAGAACAGCGCAACCTCGGTCATTTCGCCCTATTCGGGCCGCACGCTGCGCATCGCGGTTGTTCCCGGCGATGTCGTGACCAAGGGACAGCCGCTCCTGTTCCTGGAGGCCAACGACATGGTCCAGGCCCAGAACGATTTCGTCGCCGCGCTCTCAGCGCTCGACAAGTCGGTCGCCCAGATGCGGCTCGCCGAGATCAACGACCGGCGCCAGCGTGACCTGTTCGCGGGCCGTGCCACCACCCAGCGCGATGTCGACCAGGCCCGCGCCGATCTGGACGCGGCCCGTGCCGACAACCGCACGGCGACCACAGCGCTGGAGGCCGTGGAGAACCGCCTCCATCTGTTCGGCAAGACCGATGATGACATTGCGCGGTTCCGCGCCGGCCGGCGCATCGATCCGCAGGTGGCGCTGCTCTCGCCCATCGAGGGCGTGGTGGTGTCGCGCAAGGTTGGTCCGGGCCAGTTCCTCACCGGCGGCGCCGGCGAACCGATCTTCGTCATCGACGATCTCGAGACCCTGTGGCTCAACGCCTATGTCCGCGAGGACGAGGCGCCGCGCATTGCCCGCGGGGCGCCGCTGGAGTTCCGTGTCCTGGCTTTCGGCGACCGCGTGTTCACCGGCCGCATCGACTTCATCGCGCCGACCATCGATGCCGCCAACCGTCGTCTGCTGGTGCGCGCAACCGTCGACAATCCCGGCCTCGTGCTGAAGCAGCAGATGTTCGCCAATGTCGAGATCCAGGTCGGCGAGCCGATTGAATCCCCGTCTATCGCGCGCAACGCCATCATCTACGAAGGCGATGTCGCGCGTGTCTGGGTCGCCCATCCCGACCGGGCCGTCGAACTCCGGCGGGTCAAGGTCGGCCTGATCCGTGGCGACAAGGTGCAGATCCTCGAGGGATTGAAGGTCGGCGAGGAGGTCGTGGTGCGCGGCGCGCTGTTCGTCGACCAGATGACCGCCGCGTTCCGGCGCTGA
- a CDS encoding cyclin-dependent kinase inhibitor 3 family protein, with the protein MVLPDAPPLRIDILTPDGGGLIGMTSCPGRIEPPPAPPRVLATDLDRVVATGAGLLVSLIETHEFEQLGVASLGADIIARGLAWEHLPIRDFGVPDLAFETAWVRMGPDIHARLDAGGGIVIHCRGGLGRTGTIAARLLVERGMESEAAIALVRSVRPGTIETPDQLRHVAGITSGSWTARR; encoded by the coding sequence ATGGTGCTGCCTGACGCTCCACCCTTGCGCATCGATATCCTGACTCCGGATGGCGGCGGGCTGATCGGCATGACCTCTTGCCCTGGCCGCATCGAACCACCGCCCGCGCCGCCTCGGGTGCTGGCGACTGACCTCGATCGTGTCGTCGCCACCGGCGCCGGCCTGCTGGTCAGCCTGATCGAAACCCATGAGTTCGAGCAGCTTGGCGTGGCCTCGCTCGGCGCGGATATCATCGCCCGCGGGCTAGCCTGGGAGCACCTGCCGATCCGTGATTTTGGCGTGCCGGACCTCGCGTTCGAGACGGCATGGGTACGGATGGGACCGGACATCCATGCCCGGCTCGATGCCGGCGGGGGCATCGTCATTCACTGCCGTGGCGGCCTTGGCCGGACGGGTACGATCGCGGCTCGCCTGCTGGTGGAACGCGGCATGGAGAGCGAGGCTGCGATTGCGCTGGTGCGGTCGGTGCGGCCGGGCACGATCGAGACGCCGGACCAGCTGCGCCATGTCGCCGGGATTACCAGCGGATCATGGACCGCACGCCGGTGA